A single region of the Marinibacterium anthonyi genome encodes:
- a CDS encoding type IV secretion system T-DNA border endonuclease VirD2, producing MSARVGDRRLSIQEAVLGDPLEDIARARRSGGGGDLSDRAAEARAIRAYVGNARRVPQSVVKRIRAGGCHSAKELTRQLAYVTREEAAYVTWTNFAGVDRPVGDRTLERVVEDWSSSWRGAPKRGHTDHIILSFPSGVTLDQAEAIARAWGQAIFASGEYGDQWRYVAAVHEDPEHLHAHFVVDKVGCDWGQFLSISQRSELNYDVMREIHAALSRAHGVEMVASSRLSRGIIAYPPRETEYRAAHALHGPGCDVPAPPMSPSERETREGHVRGFAAQYAGLGRLAAMVGAGDAFMARLAGAFRHSAETLERGEALMSDVGVMLEPDGERDVAERLLSAREDLLSEARAAWDNIQAMVPGAERAQLEEAFSRASLDSLAVCRDEPFFRDHATLAEVDPFADLTLASMSHLRNALGDGDPRAVQIDRIFEDLRARLEDALTGHEDRLGAAGTTRDELAEYLLQGEHSVALVEAWEARGFADLAEEAALARSMAAEVEIPRDLQEAVARDQLMSVEYDHSLADLPALQRITDRMTEELSAEAQTSILSGDDTPLRLDIPDPAVRAAVASVMRGEAESETVEAYQEISRAQEAQVERSRGRMQETGRDLDDDYSL from the coding sequence ATGAGCGCCCGGGTGGGGGATCGTAGGCTCTCGATCCAAGAGGCGGTGCTCGGCGATCCGCTGGAGGATATCGCGCGGGCGCGGCGCTCCGGTGGCGGTGGGGATCTGTCGGATCGCGCGGCCGAGGCGCGGGCGATCCGGGCCTATGTGGGCAATGCCCGGCGGGTGCCGCAATCGGTGGTCAAGCGGATCCGGGCGGGGGGCTGTCATTCGGCGAAGGAGCTCACCCGGCAGCTGGCCTATGTCACGCGCGAGGAGGCAGCCTACGTGACCTGGACCAACTTCGCCGGCGTGGACCGGCCGGTAGGGGACAGGACCTTGGAGCGTGTGGTGGAGGACTGGTCTTCGTCCTGGCGCGGAGCGCCGAAGCGGGGGCATACGGATCACATCATCCTGAGCTTCCCGTCGGGGGTGACGCTAGACCAGGCCGAGGCGATCGCGCGGGCGTGGGGGCAGGCGATCTTTGCCAGCGGCGAGTATGGTGATCAGTGGCGCTACGTGGCGGCGGTGCATGAGGATCCCGAGCATCTGCATGCGCATTTTGTCGTCGACAAGGTGGGCTGCGACTGGGGGCAGTTCCTGTCGATCAGCCAACGGTCGGAGCTGAACTACGACGTGATGCGAGAGATCCATGCGGCGCTCTCGCGGGCGCATGGGGTGGAGATGGTGGCCTCGTCGCGGCTGTCGCGCGGCATCATCGCATACCCGCCACGGGAGACGGAGTACCGGGCGGCCCATGCGCTTCACGGGCCCGGCTGCGATGTGCCGGCCCCGCCGATGTCTCCGTCGGAGCGGGAGACGCGGGAGGGCCATGTGCGGGGCTTTGCCGCGCAATATGCCGGGCTCGGGCGGCTTGCCGCGATGGTGGGGGCAGGGGACGCCTTCATGGCTCGACTGGCCGGGGCGTTTCGACATTCGGCCGAGACACTGGAACGGGGGGAGGCGCTGATGAGCGACGTCGGAGTGATGCTGGAGCCGGATGGGGAGCGCGACGTGGCGGAGCGGCTGCTGTCGGCGCGGGAGGATCTGCTGTCGGAGGCCCGGGCGGCCTGGGACAATATCCAGGCGATGGTGCCGGGCGCGGAGCGGGCGCAGCTCGAGGAGGCCTTCTCCAGGGCCAGTTTGGACTCACTGGCGGTCTGCCGGGACGAGCCGTTCTTCCGGGATCACGCGACACTGGCGGAGGTGGATCCCTTCGCGGATCTGACGCTGGCATCGATGTCGCATCTGCGGAACGCGCTCGGGGACGGGGATCCGCGGGCGGTGCAGATCGACCGTATCTTCGAAGACCTGCGCGCGCGGCTCGAGGACGCGCTGACGGGTCACGAGGATCGCCTGGGCGCCGCCGGCACTACGCGGGATGAGCTGGCCGAGTACCTGCTGCAGGGAGAACATTCGGTGGCGCTGGTGGAGGCCTGGGAGGCCCGCGGGTTCGCAGACCTGGCAGAGGAAGCGGCCTTGGCGCGGAGCATGGCCGCCGAGGTCGAGATCCCGCGGGATCTGCAGGAGGCTGTCGCACGGGACCAGCTGATGAGCGTCGAGTACGACCATTCGCTCGCCGACTTGCCCGCGCTGCAGCGGATTACCGATCGCATGACCGAAGAGCTGAGCGCAGAGGCCCAGACCAGCATTCTCTCCGGAGATGACACGCCTCTGCGCCTGGATATCCCGGATCCGGCTGTCCGCGCGGCCGTCGCCAGCGTGATGCGCGGCGAGGCCGAAAGCGAGACCGTCGAGGCCTATCAGGAGATATCACGGGCTCAAGAGGCCCAGGTGGAGCGCTCTCGCGGACGCATGCAAGAGACCGGCCGAGATCTCGACGACGACTACTCCCTCTGA
- the traC_15 gene encoding DNA primase TraC — MSRSFSSAGRADVYNRITSEIIAAIEAGAGDWRAPWFHNGSSIARPTNVSSGKRYRGINTLALWATGFAAGYDDGLWGTYKRWQDSGAQVRKGERSTTVVLWREIKVSQQADDEDDDDGHRRMFARAFSVFNIAQVDGYERPATPVLPEDERLAHAEAFITNLGVKTEFGGSEAYYRPSSDTVFMPPFTSFRDAASFYGVWLHENGHASGAKHRLDRDLSGRFGSAAYAAEECCVEILSGLVLADLGIAHHPRPDHAAYIASWLKVLKDDPKAIFTAASKAQQAADWMHAQQPHAEEVAA, encoded by the coding sequence ATGTCCCGATCTTTCTCATCGGCCGGGCGCGCCGATGTTTATAACCGTATCACCTCCGAGATCATCGCCGCCATCGAGGCCGGCGCCGGCGACTGGCGTGCGCCCTGGTTCCACAACGGGAGCAGCATCGCGCGTCCGACCAACGTTTCATCCGGCAAGCGCTATCGCGGCATAAACACCTTGGCGCTCTGGGCCACGGGCTTTGCCGCCGGATATGACGACGGTCTCTGGGGCACCTACAAGCGATGGCAGGATTCCGGCGCGCAGGTGCGTAAAGGAGAACGCTCCACCACGGTCGTCTTGTGGAGGGAGATCAAGGTTTCCCAGCAGGCCGACGACGAAGACGATGATGACGGGCATCGACGGATGTTCGCCCGCGCATTTTCTGTCTTCAATATTGCTCAGGTGGACGGGTACGAGCGCCCGGCGACCCCTGTGCTGCCCGAAGATGAACGCCTTGCCCATGCGGAAGCGTTCATTACAAACCTGGGCGTCAAGACGGAGTTCGGTGGATCGGAAGCCTATTACCGCCCGTCGTCCGACACCGTGTTTATGCCGCCGTTCACTTCGTTTCGCGATGCCGCGTCATTCTACGGTGTCTGGCTACACGAGAATGGTCACGCCAGTGGCGCAAAGCACAGGCTCGACCGCGACCTTTCCGGTCGCTTTGGTTCGGCCGCCTATGCCGCCGAAGAATGCTGCGTGGAAATTCTCAGCGGGCTCGTCTTGGCAGACCTCGGGATCGCCCACCATCCGCGCCCCGATCATGCCGCCTATATTGCCTCGTGGCTCAAGGTCCTGAAAGACGACCCCAAGGCCATCTTCACAGCCGCCAGCAAGGCGCAGCAGGCGGCCGACTGGATGCATGCGCAGCAGCCCCATGCAGAGGAGGTAGCGGCATGA
- a CDS encoding Type IV secretion system protein VirB11, with amino-acid sequence MTKAIRASFLASYLAPLHPLLTDPSVVEVAINPDGQVWVECQGAAHMDLVSRIHVGPRLAEDLANAIASDVNVPLSAKRPVVSGKIEVTGHPVRVQVAAAPAVEAAPSITFRRYSQDKLPVERISLLHGTLVDLDQRRRARAQEVRDLAGAGRITDAMRLCIEDRLNIVISGGTSTGKTTFARALLDLVHPAERLITIEDAFELFPAQANTVALKSDRTPGSEKSPSKLLEACLRMRPDRIILGELRGAEATTFLEALNTGHGGSLTTIHADTALKAIDRLAMMVLATGLNMTFDDVRTYCAQAVDVVIQLGRVDGQRGVQELWVQDGETEI; translated from the coding sequence ATGACAAAGGCGATACGGGCGTCCTTCCTTGCGAGCTATCTCGCGCCGTTGCATCCCCTGCTGACGGATCCCTCCGTCGTGGAAGTCGCGATCAACCCGGATGGGCAGGTCTGGGTCGAATGCCAGGGCGCGGCCCACATGGATCTGGTCTCACGAATCCACGTTGGGCCCCGGCTGGCCGAGGACCTGGCCAACGCCATTGCCTCTGACGTCAACGTGCCCCTGTCGGCGAAACGACCCGTGGTCTCCGGCAAGATCGAGGTTACCGGGCATCCGGTTCGTGTGCAGGTCGCCGCCGCCCCAGCGGTCGAAGCTGCCCCCTCCATCACCTTCCGCCGCTACAGCCAGGACAAGCTGCCCGTCGAGCGCATCTCTCTCCTGCACGGAACCCTGGTCGATCTCGACCAGCGCCGCCGTGCCCGGGCGCAGGAGGTTCGCGATCTGGCCGGGGCGGGTCGGATCACTGACGCCATGCGCCTCTGCATCGAGGACCGCCTCAACATCGTGATCTCCGGCGGCACCTCGACCGGCAAGACCACCTTCGCCCGTGCCCTCCTCGACCTCGTTCATCCCGCCGAACGTCTCATCACCATCGAGGACGCCTTCGAACTCTTCCCAGCCCAGGCCAACACCGTTGCCCTGAAATCCGACCGCACGCCCGGCTCCGAGAAATCCCCCTCGAAGCTCCTCGAAGCCTGCCTCCGCATGCGCCCCGACCGCATCATCCTCGGCGAACTCCGCGGCGCCGAGGCCACGACCTTCCTCGAAGCCCTCAACACCGGCCACGGCGGAAGTCTCACCACCATCCACGCCGACACCGCCCTCAAGGCCATCGACCGCCTCGCCATGATGGTCCTCGCCACCGGGCTCAACATGACCTTCGACGACGTCCGAACGTACTGCGCGCAGGCCGTCGATGTCGTCATTCAGCTCGGGCGGGTCGACGGGCAGCGCGGGGTGCAGGAGCTCTGGGTGCAGGATGGGGAAACCGAAATCTGA
- the traG_7 gene encoding Conjugal transfer protein TraG translates to MIQNLETPWRYPAAVVAGILAGGYIGAMLATVLGIVAFRESLDTIDPLEPWFLRWSWTTLQARPDLLDTLLLVTGSVAAALVAVGVAGVYRGRLTRYDDAHFQSRAELRRNRMVAPISTEGFIFAKTTAPEMAGEYISVDPDRFPHAMMVAPTGRGKGVGFVLPNLLHHKGSAIVLDVKGENFEKTSVHRQKGLGNRIWYVSPFDYVEGQGGDGIPSEPSTRTHRFNPLARIAAMASHEQQYTALNTLADRFLVVEGDNARGFYQAGKRLFVASCLYAIEQGQPHLGFAKEIFGGGGQADETYRRCAETTGIPIVATIFSEMAGLSQKIADSYRSVIAGAGFELWDDPSVVRATSASDFDFASFRREAQTLYITVQSEHLVTLAPLIRLLFAEAIAALQKAEPGSDEPHTVMFLMDEFDQLGRQPLVQSAIKTIRSFGGRFFIITQSIAGLDTPQLYGEFGRRALMAGAGIKIFMTPQDDRTASVLSDMLGKTTITSRTESQARIRDLDDSANISRRNEERPLLSPGALLQFPLDEVLILPEGQYPIRARHIRYYEDHHFAPIDRARQGHPLPYPPVTERPKKALATGGIGEAEREIEMLTGIRDTFADLGQRARERGGVKGKSGRGEASR, encoded by the coding sequence ATGATCCAGAACCTGGAGACTCCCTGGCGTTATCCGGCCGCCGTGGTCGCCGGGATCCTCGCCGGCGGCTATATCGGTGCGATGCTGGCCACGGTGCTCGGCATCGTCGCCTTCCGCGAGAGCCTCGACACGATCGATCCGCTCGAACCGTGGTTCCTGCGCTGGTCCTGGACCACGCTGCAGGCCCGGCCGGATCTGCTCGACACCCTGCTGCTTGTCACCGGCTCCGTGGCCGCGGCGCTCGTGGCCGTCGGGGTGGCCGGCGTCTATCGCGGGCGGCTGACGCGCTATGACGATGCCCATTTCCAGAGCCGGGCCGAGCTGCGCCGGAACCGGATGGTCGCGCCGATCTCGACCGAGGGCTTCATCTTCGCCAAGACCACGGCGCCGGAGATGGCAGGGGAGTACATCTCCGTCGATCCGGACCGGTTCCCGCATGCGATGATGGTGGCGCCGACCGGACGGGGGAAAGGGGTCGGCTTCGTTCTGCCCAACCTCCTGCATCACAAGGGCAGCGCCATCGTGCTCGACGTCAAGGGGGAGAACTTCGAGAAGACATCCGTCCATCGCCAGAAGGGGCTCGGCAACCGGATCTGGTATGTCTCGCCCTTCGACTACGTGGAAGGGCAGGGGGGCGATGGCATCCCCTCCGAGCCCTCGACCCGGACCCACCGGTTCAACCCGCTGGCCCGGATCGCCGCGATGGCCTCGCACGAACAGCAGTACACCGCGCTGAATACCCTGGCCGATCGCTTCCTGGTCGTGGAGGGGGACAATGCCAGGGGGTTCTACCAGGCCGGCAAGCGGCTCTTCGTGGCCTCCTGTCTCTACGCGATCGAGCAGGGTCAGCCGCATCTGGGCTTTGCCAAGGAGATATTCGGCGGGGGAGGGCAGGCCGACGAGACCTATCGCCGTTGCGCCGAGACGACCGGGATACCGATCGTCGCCACGATCTTCTCCGAGATGGCCGGGCTCAGCCAGAAGATCGCCGACAGCTACCGCTCCGTCATTGCCGGCGCCGGGTTCGAGCTCTGGGACGACCCTTCCGTTGTCCGCGCCACCTCTGCCAGCGACTTCGACTTCGCGAGCTTCCGGCGCGAGGCGCAGACGCTCTACATCACCGTGCAGTCCGAGCATCTGGTCACCCTGGCGCCGCTGATCCGGCTGCTCTTCGCAGAGGCCATTGCAGCCCTGCAGAAGGCCGAACCGGGTTCGGATGAGCCCCACACCGTGATGTTCCTGATGGACGAGTTCGACCAGCTCGGTCGACAGCCACTGGTTCAGAGCGCCATCAAGACGATCCGGTCCTTCGGCGGGCGCTTCTTCATCATCACCCAGTCCATTGCCGGGCTCGACACACCACAGCTCTACGGCGAGTTCGGCCGGCGCGCCCTCATGGCCGGCGCGGGCATCAAGATCTTCATGACCCCGCAGGACGATCGCACGGCCTCCGTGCTCTCCGACATGCTGGGCAAGACCACCATTACTTCCAGGACCGAGAGCCAGGCCCGGATCCGCGATCTCGACGACAGCGCCAATATCAGCCGCCGCAACGAAGAGCGCCCGTTGCTCTCCCCTGGTGCGCTCCTCCAGTTTCCGCTCGACGAGGTGCTGATCCTGCCCGAGGGCCAGTACCCGATCCGGGCCCGGCACATCCGGTACTACGAGGATCATCACTTCGCGCCGATCGACCGGGCCCGGCAGGGGCATCCGCTGCCCTATCCGCCGGTGACCGAGCGGCCGAAGAAGGCGTTGGCGACGGGAGGCATCGGCGAGGCGGAGCGCGAGATCGAGATGCTGACAGGGATCAGGGACACGTTTGCCGATCTGGGGCAGCGGGCCAGGGAGCGGGGCGGTGTAAAAGGAAAGTCGGGTCGGGGTGAAGCATCCCGATGA
- a CDS encoding Antirestriction protein: MTKTVLIAEKFQNGAGLSGYVAELGAAFLCADLGIAPEPREDHASYIRTWLEVLKGDKKAIFSAAAKASQAASWLMAKGEGG, encoded by the coding sequence ATGACCAAAACCGTTCTCATTGCCGAAAAATTTCAGAATGGGGCTGGACTGTCAGGATATGTGGCGGAACTGGGCGCGGCGTTTCTCTGTGCCGACCTCGGGATCGCACCGGAGCCTCGCGAAGATCATGCCTCCTACATCAGGACCTGGCTGGAGGTGCTGAAAGGCGACAAGAAGGCGATCTTCTCGGCTGCGGCCAAGGCCTCGCAGGCCGCCAGCTGGCTGATGGCGAAAGGGGAGGGGGGCTGA
- a CDS encoding anaerobic benzoate catabolism transcriptional regulator: MNEMVTIPREEYDRLQAAAEDLADLQSYDRAKAALAAGEEELVPAEYVNRLLNGENALRVYRDLRGLTQAALAAKAGVNRVTVTEIETGRKQGSVTTLRALASALDVTLDDLAE; encoded by the coding sequence ATGAACGAGATGGTGACGATCCCCCGCGAGGAGTATGATCGCCTGCAGGCTGCTGCTGAGGATCTGGCTGATTTGCAAAGTTATGACCGTGCCAAGGCAGCGCTGGCGGCAGGAGAGGAAGAGCTTGTCCCCGCGGAATATGTAAATCGCCTGCTGAATGGCGAGAACGCCTTGCGCGTCTACCGCGACTTGCGCGGCCTGACACAGGCGGCGCTGGCGGCAAAGGCAGGCGTGAACCGCGTTACGGTGACCGAGATCGAAACCGGTCGCAAACAAGGTTCGGTCACAACACTGCGCGCCTTGGCGAGTGCCCTCGACGTCACGCTCGACGATCTGGCGGAATAG